The Pagrus major chromosome 17, Pma_NU_1.0 genome includes a region encoding these proteins:
- the tfpt gene encoding TCF3 fusion partner: protein MMEDFSGLALPPLFGGHILEAELEPGGVELGPGEVELGPGGNELLESTAQEDEERRALDKRKYLALSRRCKEIEQVNQKILGRLHQVQRITRRLKKERRFLMKTLDAHGDDYRNAQLTILLEEESGAHLDPAAGVEDEQLNGVSGSTSSAALHHAAGPKKRRHRIPRQEKDKDQQTEPDISVLAETHFGEMPSPTSLSH, encoded by the exons ATGATGgaggatttctctggtttggcTCTGCCTCCTCTGTTTGGAGGACACATCCTGGAGGCTGAGCTGGAGCCTGGTGGCGTGGAGCTGGGGCCAGGAGAG GTGGAGCTGGGTCCGGGAGGAAATGAGCTGCTGGAGAGCACAGCAcaagaggatgaagagagaaGAGCGCTCGATAAgaggaaatatctggctctgaGCAGGAGATGTAAAGAAATTGAACAG GTGAATCAGAAGATTCTTGGTCGCCTTCACCAAGTACAGAGAATAACAAGGCGCCTGAAGAAAGAGAGGCG ATTTCTCATGAAGACTTTAGACGCTCATGGGGATGACTACAGAAACGCCCAGCTCACTATACTTCTAGAG GAGGAGTCTGGAGCCCATTTAGATCCTGCTGCAGGAGTGGAGGATGAGCAGCTCAATGGTGTGTCTGGTTCCACTTCGTCTGCAGCTTTGCATCACGCTGCTGGACCGAAGAAGAGGAGGCACCGAATTCCACGACAAGAAAAGGATAAAGACCAACAG ACTGAACCAGACATTTCAGTGCTGGCAGAGACACATTTTGGAGAAATGCCCAGCCCaacctctctgtctcactga
- the cnot3a gene encoding CCR4-NOT transcription complex subunit 3a isoform X2 produces the protein MADKRKLQGEIDRCLKKVAEGVEQFEDIWQKLHNAANANQKEKYEADLKKEIKKLQRLRDQIKTWVASNEIKDKRQLVENRKLIETQMERFKVVERETKTKAYSKEGLGLAQKVDPAQREKEETGQWLTNTIDTLNMQVDQFESEVESLSVQTRKKKGDKEKQDRIEELKRLIERHRFHIRMLETILRMLDNDSIAVDSIQKIKDDVEYYIDSSQDPDFEENEFLYDDLDLEDIPAALVATSPSGQGNVEDEMYLHSSSTPTSTTSSSPIPPSPATCTAENSEDDKKRGRSTDSEVSQSPVKNGTPSLLSSFSSSTTSGSSSSSSLVSMASVVGGISAVPTSSSLIGSFSSAVQQHQHQPAQQQPPPILPQQQQQQPPQTKPSVPSNNTPSPPSNPLLPASTAPSLSTPTTPILSAPISQSQPTSGPTPTSSLGLSLGLGLSKVGMTGTSSTNQMAGLGLGGHPTSLNTMAGLISGSTPAPYAQAAASGGLGLSSTTQSSISVESSTSIPTSGSSGVTTNGAGTGLGLLGSSPAHSSLSGSILSLVPGQNVAPGASQVPPSSVSTTPGVVGMMGGNGGNVGVVGGVGVNAAPARPPSGLKQNGSTSYSAVVAESSTESALSTPSQSQSSQPSSLSSSTSQPMDNGPSLISSITLPPSSPSPSFSDSTPGGGSLLNGPHSYTQASESLKAPEPLSSLKAMAERAALGSGLDGEIPNLHLTDRDIFSGSSAAPGTPAAPQPSVSEVSIPPSLGVCPLGPTPLPKDQLYQQAMQESAWTHMPHPSDSERIRQYLMRNPCPTLPFHHQIPPHHSDSIEFYQRLSTETLFFIFYYLEGTKAQYLSAKALKKQSWRFHTKYMMWFQRHEEPKTITDEFEQGTYIYFDYEKWGQRKKEGFTFEYRYLEDRDLQ, from the exons ATGGCTGACAAGAGAAAACTTCAAG GGGAAATCGAtagatgtttgaaaaaagtaGCAGAAGGTGTAGAACAGTTTGAAGACATTTGGCAAAAG CTCCACAATGCAGCCAATGCAAACCAGAAGGAAAAATACGAGGCTGACCTCaagaaagagattaaaaaacTACAG CGATTGAGAGATCAGATAAAAACATGGGTGGCCTCAAACGAGATCAAAGACAAAAGGCAGCTAGTCGAGAACCGCAAACTTATAGAGACG CAAATGGAGCGGTTCAAGGTTGTAGAAcgggaaacaaaaacaaaagcctaCTCCAAAGAAGGCTTGGGGCTCGCACAGAAAGTGGATCCAGCTcagagggaaaaggaggaaacGGGACAGTGGCTAACA AACACGATAGACACTCTAAATATGCAGGTGGATCAGTTTGAAAGTGAGGTGGAGTCTCTTTCAGTTCAGAcgagaaaaaagaaaggtgaCAAAGAG AAACAAGATCGTATTGAAGAGCTCAAGCGGTTGATTGAGAGGCATAGGTTCCACATTCGCATGTTGGAGACCATTTTACGAATGCTGGACAACGACTCGATAGCAGTGGATTCAATACAGAAGATCAAAGATGATGTTGAATACTACATCGATTCCTCCCAAGACCCAGACTTTGAGGAGAACGAGTTCCTGTATGATGACTTAGACCTGGAAGACATCC CTGCAGCATTAGTTGCAACTTCTCCGTCAGGTCAGGGCAACGTGGAAGATGAGATGTATCTCCACTCCAGCAGCACTCCCacttccaccacctcctcttcaCCCATCCCTCCATCCCCGGCCACTTGCACTGCT GAGAACTCAGAGGACGATAAGAAAAGAGGACGATCGACAGACAGTGAAGTTAGTCAG tcACCTGTGAAGAACGGCACGCCATCCTTGCtatcttccttctcttcctccaccacctctgggtcctcctcgtcctcctcactTGTATCCATGGCGAGTGTAGTCGGCGGCATTTCTGCGGTCCCCACAAGCAGCAGTCTTATAGGGAGCTTCAGCAGCGCAGTGCAACAACATCAGCATCAACCTGCGCAACAACAACCGCCGCCAATCCTaccacagcagcaacagcagcagccacctCAGACAAAACCTTCTGTCCCCTCAAACAACACGCCCAGCCCGCCCAGCAACCCTCTTCTCCCAGCCTCAACTGCCCCCTCTCTATCCACGCCCACCACACCTATTTTATCTGCTCCCATCTCTCAGTCTCAGCCCACATCTGGGCCCACCCCGACATCCAGTTTGGGACTCAGCCTGGGGCTGGGATTGAGCAAAGTTGGCATGACGGGTACCAGCAGCACCAACCAAATGGCTGGTTTAGGCCTGGGTGGCCACCCCACTTCTTTAAACACAATGGCAGGGCTCATTTCGGGCTCCACACCTGCCCCCTACGCTCAGGCAGCAGCATCAGGAGGCTTGGGTCTGAGCAGCACCACCCAGTCCAGCATTTCTGTGGAGAGCAGCACTTCCATCCCCACCTCTGGCTCCAGTGGAGTCACAACCAACGGGGCGGGGACAGGGCTCGGTTTGCTAGGTTCCAGCCCGGCCCACAGCTCCTTGAGTGGGAGTATTCTGAGTCTGGTTCCTGGGCAAAATGTAGCCCCCGGTGCCTCTCAGGTGCCCCCGAGTTCTGTCAGCACTACCCCCGGAGTAGTTGGCATGATGGGAGGCAATGGAGGGAATGTCGGCGTGGTTGGAGGAGTAGGGGTGAATGCTGCTCCTGCTAGACCACCCAGTGGACTGAAGCAAAATGGAAGCACAA GTTACAGTGCTGTAGTGGCAGAGAGCTCCACAGAATCAGCTCTAAGCACACCGAGCCAGTCACAAAGCAGCCAACCCTCATCTCTCAGTTCTTCAACAAGTCAGCC GATGGACAATGGTCCCAGTTTAATCAGCTCCATCACGCTGCCTCCCAGCTCTCCGTCCCCCTCGTTCTCAGACAGCACACCTGGAGGAGGGAGTCTCCTCAACGGGCCTCACTCCTATACACAGGCCTCTGAGAGCCTCAAG GCTCCTGAGCCTCTCAGTTCTCTTAAGGCGATGGCTGAGAGAGCAGCGCTGGGATCAGGCCTGGATGGAGAGATTCCCAACCTGCACCTGACAGACCGAG ATATCTTCTCTGGTTCATCTGCAGCGCCCGGCACACCCGCCGCCCCTCAGCCGTCCGTGTCGGAGGTCAGCATCCCGCCCTCGCTCGGGGTCTGTCCACTTGGCCCCACCCCTCTCCCCAAAGACCAGCTCTACCAGCAGGCCATGCAGGAGTCCGCGTGGACACACATGCCACACCCCTCCGACTCTGAGAGGATCAG GCAATACCTGATGAGGAACCCGTGTCCCACCTTGCCCTTCCATCATCAGATACCGCCGCACCACTCTGACTCCATAGAGTTTTACCAGAGACTGTCCACAGAAACACTCTTTTTCATCTTCTACTACCTGGAG GGCACCAAGGCTCAGTATTTGTCTGCCAAGGCTTTGAAGAAGCAGTCATGGAGGTTTCACACCAAGTACATGATGTGGTTCCAGAGGCACGAGGAGCCCAAGACTATCACTGATGAGTTTGAACAG GGCACTTACATTTACTTCGACTATGAGAAATGGGGccagaggaagaaggaggggTTCACCTTCGAGTACAGGTACCTCGAAGACAGAGATCTGCAGTGA
- the prpf31 gene encoding U4/U6 small nuclear ribonucleoprotein Prp31 has translation MSLADELLADLEEAGDEGEDGLYPEGEEGESDGEATQGMAEGGLEDIPEEMEVDYSKAESVASIAKLRNSKQFSEIMDKISVYVGKQRMNSEVSGPVESDPEYRLIVAANNLTVEIDNELNIIHKFTRDKYSKRFPELESLVPDSLDYIRTVKELGNNLEKCKNNETLQQILTNATIMVVSVTASTTQGSQLSEDELKQLEEACDMALELNQSKHRIYEYVESRMSFIAPNLSTIVGASTAAKIMGIAGGLTNLSKMPACNLMLLGAQRRTLSGFSSTSLLPHTGFIYHCDVVQSLPPDLRRKAARLVAAKCTLASRVDSFHESSDGKVGYDLKEEIERKFDKWQEPPPVKQVKPLPAPLDGQRKKRGGRRYRKMKERLGLTEIRKHANRMTFAEIEDDAYQEDLGFSLGQLGKSGSGRVRQAQVNEATKARISKSLQRTLQKQSMSFGGKSTVRDRSSGTSSSVAFTPLQGLEIVNPQAAEKKVAEANQKYFSNMAEFLKVKKESKM, from the exons ATGTCCCTGGCGGACGAGCTCCTGGCTGACCTGGAGGAGGCTGGAGATGAAGGGGAGGACGGGTTGTAtccagagggagaggaaggggagagtgatggagaggcGACACAGGGAATGGCAGAGGGAGGGCTGGAGGACATCccagaggagatggaggtggacTACAGTAAAGCTGAGAGTGTTGCATCCATTGCCAAGCTCCGCAATAGCAAACAG TTTTCAGAGATTATGGACAAAATTTCTGTGTATGTCGGAAAGCAGCGCATGAACTCTGAGG tCTCAGGTCCCGTCGAGTCTGACCCAGAATACAGACTGATCGTGGCAGCCAATAACCTCACAGTAGAGATCGACAATGAGCTCA atatCATTCACAAGTTTACACGGGACAAATACTCCAAGAGGTTCCCAGAGCTCGAGTCTCTGGTGCCAGATTCTCTTGATTACATCCGCACAGTCAAG GAATTGGGAAACAATCTGGAGAAGTGCAAGAACAATGAAACCTTGCAGCAAATCCTCACCAACGCCACTATTATGGTTGTCAGCGTCACAGCCTCGACCACACAGGG GTCACAGCTAAGTGAGGAtgaactgaagcagctggaggaggctTGTGACATGGCTCTGGAGCTGAACCAGTCTAAACACAGGATATATGAATATGTCGAGTCCAGAATGTCATTCATTGCCCCAAACCTGTCCACCATCGTCGGAGCGTCAACAGCAGCCAAGATCATGG GTATCGCTGGCGGCCTCACAAACCTCTCCAAGATGCCCGCCTGTAATCTGATGCTGCTGGGAGCGCAGAGAAGAACCCTGTCTGGCTTCAGCAGCACCTCCCTGCTGCCCCACACTGGCTTCATCTATCACTGTGATGTTGTGCAGTCGCTACCGCCT GACCTCAGGAGGAAGGCGGCTCGTCTGGTCGCTGCAAAGTGCACTCTGGCCAGCCGAGTGGACAGTTTCCATGAGAGTTCAGACGGCAAG gttgGTTACGATCTAAAAGAAGAAATCGAGAGGAAGTTTGATAAATGGCAGGAGCCTCCACCGGTGAAGCAGGTCAAACCGCTGCCAGCCCCGCTGGAcggacagaggaagaagagaggaggaagaag GTATCGAAAGATGAAGGAGCGTCTCGGGCTGACTGAGATCAGGAAACATGCCAACAGGATGACCTTCGCAGAG ATTGAAGACGATGCGTACCAGGAGGATCTGGGCTTCAGTCTGGGTCAGCTGGGGAAGAGCGGCAGCGGGCGAGTCAGGCAGGCTCAGGTCAACGAGGCCACCAAGGCCAGAATCTCCAAATCCCTCCAG AGGACGTTGCAGAAGCAGAGCATGAGCTTCGGAGGAAAGTCCACAGTCAGAGACCGCTCCTCAGGAACCAGCTCCAGTGTAGCCTTCACTCCTCTACAG GGGTTGGAGATCGTGAATCCAcaggcagcagagaaaaaggTGGCTGAAGCCAACCAGAAATACTTCTCTAACATGGCAGAGTTCCTCAAAGTCAAGAAGGAATCCaagatgtga
- the cnot3a gene encoding CCR4-NOT transcription complex subunit 3a isoform X1 → MADKRKLQGEIDRCLKKVAEGVEQFEDIWQKLHNAANANQKEKYEADLKKEIKKLQRLRDQIKTWVASNEIKDKRQLVENRKLIETQMERFKVVERETKTKAYSKEGLGLAQKVDPAQREKEETGQWLTNTIDTLNMQVDQFESEVESLSVQTRKKKGDKEKQDRIEELKRLIERHRFHIRMLETILRMLDNDSIAVDSIQKIKDDVEYYIDSSQDPDFEENEFLYDDLDLEDIPAALVATSPSGQGNVEDEMYLHSSSTPTSTTSSSPIPPSPATCTAENSEDDKKRGRSTDSEVSQSPVKNGTPSLLSSFSSSTTSGSSSSSSLVSMASVVGGISAVPTSSSLIGSFSSAVQQHQHQPAQQQPPPILPQQQQQQPPQTKPSVPSNNTPSPPSNPLLPASTAPSLSTPTTPILSAPISQSQPTSGPTPTSSLGLSLGLGLSKVGMTGTSSTNQMAGLGLGGHPTSLNTMAGLISGSTPAPYAQAAASGGLGLSSTTQSSISVESSTSIPTSGSSGVTTNGAGTGLGLLGSSPAHSSLSGSILSLVPGQNVAPGASQVPPSSVSTTPGVVGMMGGNGGNVGVVGGVGVNAAPARPPSGLKQNGSTSYSAVVAESSTESALSTPSQSQSSQPSSLSSSTSQPMDNGPSLISSITLPPSSPSPSFSDSTPGGGSLLNGPHSYTQASESLKAPEPLSSLKAMAERAALGSGLDGEIPNLHLTDRGRNDIFSGSSAAPGTPAAPQPSVSEVSIPPSLGVCPLGPTPLPKDQLYQQAMQESAWTHMPHPSDSERIRQYLMRNPCPTLPFHHQIPPHHSDSIEFYQRLSTETLFFIFYYLEGTKAQYLSAKALKKQSWRFHTKYMMWFQRHEEPKTITDEFEQGTYIYFDYEKWGQRKKEGFTFEYRYLEDRDLQ, encoded by the exons ATGGCTGACAAGAGAAAACTTCAAG GGGAAATCGAtagatgtttgaaaaaagtaGCAGAAGGTGTAGAACAGTTTGAAGACATTTGGCAAAAG CTCCACAATGCAGCCAATGCAAACCAGAAGGAAAAATACGAGGCTGACCTCaagaaagagattaaaaaacTACAG CGATTGAGAGATCAGATAAAAACATGGGTGGCCTCAAACGAGATCAAAGACAAAAGGCAGCTAGTCGAGAACCGCAAACTTATAGAGACG CAAATGGAGCGGTTCAAGGTTGTAGAAcgggaaacaaaaacaaaagcctaCTCCAAAGAAGGCTTGGGGCTCGCACAGAAAGTGGATCCAGCTcagagggaaaaggaggaaacGGGACAGTGGCTAACA AACACGATAGACACTCTAAATATGCAGGTGGATCAGTTTGAAAGTGAGGTGGAGTCTCTTTCAGTTCAGAcgagaaaaaagaaaggtgaCAAAGAG AAACAAGATCGTATTGAAGAGCTCAAGCGGTTGATTGAGAGGCATAGGTTCCACATTCGCATGTTGGAGACCATTTTACGAATGCTGGACAACGACTCGATAGCAGTGGATTCAATACAGAAGATCAAAGATGATGTTGAATACTACATCGATTCCTCCCAAGACCCAGACTTTGAGGAGAACGAGTTCCTGTATGATGACTTAGACCTGGAAGACATCC CTGCAGCATTAGTTGCAACTTCTCCGTCAGGTCAGGGCAACGTGGAAGATGAGATGTATCTCCACTCCAGCAGCACTCCCacttccaccacctcctcttcaCCCATCCCTCCATCCCCGGCCACTTGCACTGCT GAGAACTCAGAGGACGATAAGAAAAGAGGACGATCGACAGACAGTGAAGTTAGTCAG tcACCTGTGAAGAACGGCACGCCATCCTTGCtatcttccttctcttcctccaccacctctgggtcctcctcgtcctcctcactTGTATCCATGGCGAGTGTAGTCGGCGGCATTTCTGCGGTCCCCACAAGCAGCAGTCTTATAGGGAGCTTCAGCAGCGCAGTGCAACAACATCAGCATCAACCTGCGCAACAACAACCGCCGCCAATCCTaccacagcagcaacagcagcagccacctCAGACAAAACCTTCTGTCCCCTCAAACAACACGCCCAGCCCGCCCAGCAACCCTCTTCTCCCAGCCTCAACTGCCCCCTCTCTATCCACGCCCACCACACCTATTTTATCTGCTCCCATCTCTCAGTCTCAGCCCACATCTGGGCCCACCCCGACATCCAGTTTGGGACTCAGCCTGGGGCTGGGATTGAGCAAAGTTGGCATGACGGGTACCAGCAGCACCAACCAAATGGCTGGTTTAGGCCTGGGTGGCCACCCCACTTCTTTAAACACAATGGCAGGGCTCATTTCGGGCTCCACACCTGCCCCCTACGCTCAGGCAGCAGCATCAGGAGGCTTGGGTCTGAGCAGCACCACCCAGTCCAGCATTTCTGTGGAGAGCAGCACTTCCATCCCCACCTCTGGCTCCAGTGGAGTCACAACCAACGGGGCGGGGACAGGGCTCGGTTTGCTAGGTTCCAGCCCGGCCCACAGCTCCTTGAGTGGGAGTATTCTGAGTCTGGTTCCTGGGCAAAATGTAGCCCCCGGTGCCTCTCAGGTGCCCCCGAGTTCTGTCAGCACTACCCCCGGAGTAGTTGGCATGATGGGAGGCAATGGAGGGAATGTCGGCGTGGTTGGAGGAGTAGGGGTGAATGCTGCTCCTGCTAGACCACCCAGTGGACTGAAGCAAAATGGAAGCACAA GTTACAGTGCTGTAGTGGCAGAGAGCTCCACAGAATCAGCTCTAAGCACACCGAGCCAGTCACAAAGCAGCCAACCCTCATCTCTCAGTTCTTCAACAAGTCAGCC GATGGACAATGGTCCCAGTTTAATCAGCTCCATCACGCTGCCTCCCAGCTCTCCGTCCCCCTCGTTCTCAGACAGCACACCTGGAGGAGGGAGTCTCCTCAACGGGCCTCACTCCTATACACAGGCCTCTGAGAGCCTCAAG GCTCCTGAGCCTCTCAGTTCTCTTAAGGCGATGGCTGAGAGAGCAGCGCTGGGATCAGGCCTGGATGGAGAGATTCCCAACCTGCACCTGACAGACCGAGGTCGGAACG ATATCTTCTCTGGTTCATCTGCAGCGCCCGGCACACCCGCCGCCCCTCAGCCGTCCGTGTCGGAGGTCAGCATCCCGCCCTCGCTCGGGGTCTGTCCACTTGGCCCCACCCCTCTCCCCAAAGACCAGCTCTACCAGCAGGCCATGCAGGAGTCCGCGTGGACACACATGCCACACCCCTCCGACTCTGAGAGGATCAG GCAATACCTGATGAGGAACCCGTGTCCCACCTTGCCCTTCCATCATCAGATACCGCCGCACCACTCTGACTCCATAGAGTTTTACCAGAGACTGTCCACAGAAACACTCTTTTTCATCTTCTACTACCTGGAG GGCACCAAGGCTCAGTATTTGTCTGCCAAGGCTTTGAAGAAGCAGTCATGGAGGTTTCACACCAAGTACATGATGTGGTTCCAGAGGCACGAGGAGCCCAAGACTATCACTGATGAGTTTGAACAG GGCACTTACATTTACTTCGACTATGAGAAATGGGGccagaggaagaaggaggggTTCACCTTCGAGTACAGGTACCTCGAAGACAGAGATCTGCAGTGA
- the ndufa3 gene encoding NADH dehydrogenase [ubiquinone] 1 alpha subcomplex subunit 3, producing the protein MAGIGAFLKNAWNKEPVILVSCGIGLIGFVIPFISPITKYTGMINASTPFSYPVPVRDDGNMPDVPDHPRDPKGNNLEWLKNL; encoded by the exons ATGGCGG GAATCGGAGCGTTCCTGAAGAATGCGTGGAACAAGGAGCCTGTTATCCTGGTGTCCTGTGGTATTGGACTGATAG GTTTTGTTATTCCATTCATCAGCCCCATCACAAAGTATACAGGAATGATCAATGCATCAACGCCATTCAGCTACCCTG TCCCTGTGCGAGATGACGGAAACATGCCTGATGTCCCCGACCATCCGCGCGACCCGAAAGGAAACAACTTGGAATGGCTTAAAAATCTATAA